The genomic stretch AAGAGAATAAGACTAAAAACTTCAATCTTCCACACTTATGAGCAATCAACTTATATTCTGCTCAGAAGGTATAACCTTTGTGTATCTTCTTAACCAAGAAGCACACACATAAACACAAGGTTAATAATAGAATATTTTGTTAAGAGAATCTAAAGACTCTAGCCGATGTGCTCAGAGTAAGTCAATTTCCGTTAGattgagcaaagaagtctcttgTTAGATGCTTGAGAAAAGAAGTCTCTTTAAGGATAGATTGAGCAATTGAAGTCGCATGCTTGTGGGAAGAGCATGAAGTCCTAAACGAGTTATTTAtgcattgaagtctcatgcttgaggGAAAAGTAGAAGTCTCTTTCTGTGGTATTGAGCAAGAAGTCCTAAACGGGTTGTTTAGGAAATGAAGTCTCTTGCTTTAGGGCTTGAGCAAAAGTCTCTTTTTAGGTAGATTGAGAAAATTGTAATCTGAgtgattatagtgaaaatatcATGTGTTGCAAGGGGACTGGAAAATCTCTTATGCATATATATTCTGATGTGCAACAAGCTCTGAAGTTAGACTCTGATTTTCTTCAGACTCTTACTTGGATCAGAATTTGAGCTTGACATCTCAGGTTCTAAACATGTTTAAGAAAAAGAAGTAAACTTCCACATACATAAGTCAACCCCCTTCTTGTGTATAGTTTTCTCACCTTCAAGGAAGATAACAAATTTATATGTTACTCGACAAATATGACACGCCTCTCCTCTTTGGTAGTGACTTCCACCAACAAGAATGTTTCTACGTAACATTTCTTTTGTTTCTTTGGTGCCTCCCCAAAAGGAGCAACATCGTGAAAAAAACCTAATTCGTCAAAGAAATTCACTAATTTCCTATTCAATAGGTTTATTCTTGGGACAAGTATTCTGATTTGTAAACATAAGACCCTGAGTCCGCCAAGAAATGACTTTGACACTAGAACTTGGAGAATTGGCCTGAACATCATAAAGGCAACTCAAACTCTATGTTGCATATGCTAGTGTGAGCCAACTTACTAATGGGCGTGACTAGGTAATACATGTCCTTAAAGTTCTTCAAACTCTTAGAGTAAACCTAAAAAAATCTTATTGTTCTGCCAAAGAATATCAAGCCTTAACCCCACGCTTTATCGGTAGAGTTGTGTTGGGCTTTACATAAATGAAAATAGAGCATTAAGGTCAAAATACTCTTTTTAAACTCACATCAATGCTGGAATACTTTGACGTATGCCTAGCTCATTGGGTGCAGTTATGAAGGAGTTATCTCCATGTGATTCATAAAACTTACCTCGAAGTCATTGAAAGGAAGACGTAAACCTATAAATGAAAACATACATTCATGAAGACGGATAACACATTCATCATACTTGTTGCATATCCTCTTATTCCCTTTGGGAGAAAGCACCTTAGTCTTGGGAAGGACCCATCTCAGTGAATGCATGGTCCAGACCACCCTTGATGGAAAAAGTGGATATCCAACATCTCTTGACTGACTTACATAGATGAGTTTTATTTTATAATGTCTTGTGTTCCTAAATGAGAGTTATCCATTAAAAATATTTGTTAACATATAAAGACAAATGAATGCAAGTAGAAGCACGAGGATGATATAGAAATAAGTTTTGCATCCCTATCAAAACCATTTATAGAAAAGAAGTTCATGAAGGCAAGAAACCCTTAATATTTTTCCATAACAAGTATCACCACCCATTTTCCCACCATTAGTGTTGAGTTTCTCCTTCAAAAGTCTGTCATTGAGAAATCTTAAGAGAATTAAATAGATGTAGAAGAATAGAAAGGTTTTGAGGAATTACCTTAAATGAGGTGAACTCAAAATCACGCTCGTTGAACACTCTTCTAGAAGATGTAGCACAAATGAGTTGAAGCAATAAGCATCCAAAATAGGTTAATGAAGGTAAGCGAAGTTGTAAACACAAAAGAAAAGTTCTTAAGATCCACAAGCAAGAAAAATGTAGATGGTAAGTTCAGGGTGTAACACCCTAACCCCAAACAATATATTTAAAAAATCATGcaaattatttatttcaaaatcaGCATATGATATCACACATCTCTAATAAAACCTCTTCCCCAACTTAAAATTAAGTAGCAGAAATTAAAACATATCAACTCAACACAAATATCCCATACTTTCATAAAATAACTTAGTTCCAACATAAGAACTTAAATCCACCAAATTCTCAGAAAACATCAAACAACTGAAAACATGCCCCGATGTTACACATATCAGAGCATAATACAAAAATGATAAATACACTCAAAATGATAAAATAAAGTAGGCATCACACGAATCCTTCCATATAGCAGCAACTAATGCTCCTCTACTTGGGTATCTGTACCATCGGTACAATGAgccacacaaacaaacaaaaaggGGTGAGAAATATGTCCATAATATTAATGGTGTATATAAACAGTTAGGATAGTCCAACATTAATATTCAACAACCTCATAAAATGGTTCACATACATAAAACAATCACAAATTCAACTTTATGTAATGCAATGTGACTCATCACTACTGCTTCAACATGTATGTGCTACAAAGTATTTGGATTTTAGAGTTATGTTACTGATTGATCCATGCCTCTGGTTCTTCATCTGAATCAACGATTCCACCAATGAATCTGAAGCACGCCTCTAGTTCATCATCTGAACCAACAATTCCACTAATGAATCTGAGGCTAGTCTCTGGTTCCTCATCTGAACCAACGATTCCACTAATAAATCTAAGACTACCAATGAACATGATACATGAAATGTAACTAAAAACATCAATATACTACTCAACAACAGCTCCTCATCTGAACCAACAACTACGCAAATACCAGGCCACCACTGTAGTTTCTCATCTAAAATACTCATCTCAGCAATATACATATAATTACAGCTTAACACATGcataaaattatatttttattcAACATTACTCACCAACATGGAAAAATATCAACATATATGCTCAACAATACTCATCAACAAAGTAAGCATATTATTACTCATATAATCTCACCGACAAGgtaaaaaaatatattatacatgTTTAACATTACTCATCAACAGAGTAAACATATTATTACTCAACAAATATACTCACAAATAGGGTAAGAATAATATTCTACAACTTTCACATTCAACAGGGTCAACATATCCCATAAGACAACTTAATACGACATATTATTATTTTCCTTTAACTCGATCAATCGCACGGTTAAAACTCTTTTATTATTAACAACTATTAAACCATTCAGGATTTATCCCTTCGTTACTATTCATTAATAAACACCATGAGTAACACATTTAATTCACATCTTCACATGCATATTTAACCTCTTAAGACAATACCATGAGGTAGTATTATGCATCAGCTCTCCAACGCTTCAAACCGCGCCTCAAACTGAGTCATAAAACTCAAGTTATAATGAAAACCGTATCTGAACAAAAACAACCTCGTATGAGCCACCGACGCCTCCCGTCGTGCCGCCCCGAACCACGGTTGCCTCCACCACCCACGCTCATGTCGTTGCGGCTTCGCCGCGTGAAACACCACTGACGGGAGGCGTCTCCCTCGCTGACCGCAGCTCCGTCGTGCGACGTAACTTCTCTCGTCGCCGTCGCCGTTTCTGGTGCACCCCATCGCCACGACTCTGTCGCGTAGCACCCCTCCCCCATAATTCTCGATTTTTCTAATTTTCGATTTTTTTTTCGAGTTTTTCCGATTTTTTTGAGTTTTCGATTTTTATGATATTCGCTTTATTGAATAGATCTACGACTCACAAGCAACCGCCATACACAAACATGACACAAATATTAACAAAGGATCAACAAGGTTATCAAATCAGAGTAGAAATCAAATGAGAATACATATCATATTACTCAAGAATAAAAGGAAACATTCAATCAATTGCCTCAAAGGTTTTTTCCCAAATCATTTTTGGCCACAAACATCAATCACAGATACAGTAAAAGGGAGAAGACAATAGGGTAAGGAACCCTCACTATCCTTGTGTTTAACCACCCTTATATGAAAAATTCTCCCCTCCCCTTTTACCTAAAAATTGCAGAGCGGTGAAACTTCACCTTTTGAGATTCCACAGTTCTTCAAACGCTCTCATAAGTTTCTTTATAACTTTTTCCCAACTTTTCACTTACTGACAATTTTTTCTTCTAATTTAtctatttaaaataaaataaccCTAATACTCGTAATAAATCTCACCACACACCCACCTCTAACTAATTGCATACTTTCTTccttaattttaattaaatcctattttctccctAAACTAATTATTCTCAAAATTTATATTATTTCCATTATTTAAATACTAGACTAATTCTTAATAAAAATTTAATCatcaaataattaaataatacttaattaattaaataaaagCACACTAAAACTcaaataaattataaaaaaataatattaaaatattaaaataatactaataatattaaaattaaaattgagGTGGTACACAGAGATCCAAATATATCTTACAATAAAGAAAACCGTACGATCCACGATAATAAATACTGGAAAGCGAGAATCGCACCCCCAAGTGTCAACATCTTACTTTATATTGTTAGGAATACTCAAGTCCTCTAGTACAAAAAGACATCATTACTGTCAGGCATAGGGCCATGCGCCGAGGTTCCATTGTTAAACGTTGTTAATCACAAGAAAGACATTCAATGCATTGTTCCTAATATTACTGATGAACCATTGAAGCTTTTCCACTTCTTTATGCTAAAATGAGGTCTAAAGATATGCATAACAAACCCACATTTTACAAATATGAACAAGGGCGAGGGGTTAAACTTTTCTATGTTGATCGTAAGGCCTGTGACGAAAGGTCCAATAACAAGTATCACATGGAAAGGTACACGAAACAAGTGAGACATCACCCAAGTTGAGGGCATGGGATTCAAGCCTCCAACGCACCTCTCATTGTTTGATCCAACGAAAGGTCACCCACGTAATGCGTCGTATCTCATGGAAACATTAATCATCTATCTTATATAAGGTACAATGTGCGTCATTTTAGGTATTCTCCACACTCAAATTATTTTCTCTCTTATTTACTTACTTGGGTGTTAAAGTGTTAACCTTGCAGATCACCCGTTGTTCCCCTGTACCAAAAATTCACTCCACCACATTGGAGCTCAAATCCATTCGATCTACACATATCATAGATACAATTTTAACCGTCCATCTTATATAAAACACAAATATGTCATTTTAAATATTATCTCATTTACAACGTCAAACTATTTTTCTCTCATTTAGGTATgcttataattttttttaaaaatggaCCAGCTCttaagttttttattttttaagttgtTGACTTATTTTATCAACTTATctatattaaaaaatataaagaAGTGTTGTCAGAAATTAAACTATAGACCAATAATCCACACTCATTTAACTCAATTAACAAATATCATTCAGTTAAGTTCTATTACTCAAATATGATATTTGATGAAGACTTAAAATTGAAATTCCAGATTTTACCAGAACGCATGTTGTGAACATgtaagaaaattttcaaaatgacTCAGAAATTGGTTGAGAAATAGTGTTATTTATGCAATTTAGACACAACCAGGGTTAGCCTAAAGGCCAAGCAACTAGAAGTAAGGGTTAAGGTGAAGGCTTCCTATCCTCTTATACCCAAATTTAAATCATGCACTCAACAAAAATAAGTTTTATTCTATATTTTAGATAAGTCTTGTGATAGTTATCAACATGTTCACATGAACATAACTTTCAATACATTGTTCACAGATGTTACAAACCAATGTCTTCCAATTACACTGTTATCAAGTTTTAGCAGTGATCAGAACTCACAAGCAACCAAATAGGGACTTATCATATGGGGAAATGAAGCTGAAGACGCAATCTAAATAACCTGTGATACTTTTACATATCAAATGAACATGCCATGTGGCACAAATAATCTTCATACTCTTAAATAAATATACAACTCTTGCAAATCTCAACTATATACTAGTAGTTAACAAGAATATATGAATTAAATTGGTAGTAACATTAATAATCAAAAGTCACTAGTAGTTATTATCATCATCAAGGTGATGATGAATCAATACTTGAAGCCAAAGTAGCACAAACAAGAGGTTTTGGACTAGGAATTCTAAGACAATTTAAATCACCACCAGGAATCAAAGAACACTCAGGTTCAGGTCTCTGCAAATTCCTACCAGGTATACAATTATCCGAGAAATCAAAACCAATATTGAAAAGCCTAGAACATTCTTGACTAAACCCAGAAAAAAAATTATAAGCAACAGTTAAATTCAACAACCTTTTCAAAGAACATATCACATCGGATATATCACCAGAAAGCTTGTTATGTCCTAGATTAAGAACTTCTATATCTTGCAAACAAGATATTGAATCTGGTAAATGGCCCACAAGAGAATTGAAACTCAGATCAAGAACCTGCATTTCTGTGAACACACCAACACCTTGTGGAATACAACCGGATAATTGATTGTTAAGAAAGATAATCTCTTTCAGTTTAGGACTCATGAAACCAAAACTTGCAGGTATGTTTCCGGTTAATTTGTTGTTAGCTAAATTGATCACTGATGCAGGTGAGTTACCGAAGCTTTGAGGTATTTCGCCGCTGAATTGATTGTTGTTGAGGAATATTGCATCGAGTTTCTTGTTGAAGAGTTCTTCAGGAAGTGACCCTTTGAAGCTGTTGAATCTAAGGTCTAGGTAAATTAAGCTTGGCATGTTTAAGGTAACTGTCGGAAAAGAACCTGAAAGTTGGTTGTTGCTGAGGTCTAGTTCTTGAAGGAAGGTAAAGTCTTTGAATGTTTCAGGAACTGTGCCGGAAAAGTTGTTAGTGTTGAGATGAAGAAGTGTTATATCGGATAGTAATGAGAGTTCTTTGACAAGTGTTCCTTGAAGGTTTGCATGGTTGAGATCTATGCCTGCAACAACATAACTAGTAGTAGAAGATTCACAGAAGATTCCTTTGTAAGAACAAACATTAGGACCAACCCATGTGTCTAGAATGTTTAAAGGGTCATTGGTGATTGAAGATTTCCAAGCTTGAAGAGCTTTGTAAGCATTGTTCAGATTTTGCTTAGATGATCCATTGCCATTACCATTGCCTTTGCCTATGCCAATGCCAACACCAATGCCTATACCAATGGAAGCTTTTGATGGATttgggaggaggaggaggaggaggagaaGGAGGTGGAGGAAAGTTTGAATGATGTTTTTGATCATGTTGAGATGAAGATAGAAAATGGTTGTAAGGTTGTGTGTATAAGTAAAGGTTTGTTACTTTATGGAAGACAGAGTGCAAACACAAACACATAAAGTGATGGAAAGATGGGGTCTACTTGGATGGTTTCTCACATGTCACTATCTCTTTGGTTTGTGTAATTTTATGCCTTTGATTATACGTTTTGGTTTTGTGCAAACCTTTTCAGCAAACAACATGTGGACTTTTCTGTTGGATTAGATAACAACTAATTCAAAGTTTTAGTCGGTGTTAGTAAAAATTTTGGTTAATTTTGATGATTTATGATACAAGTAAGTAAATGCTTCTTTTTGTTAGAAAAAAGTAGTAGGTGTGAAAAGCTGTTGTGCTTCAGAAATAACCATCAAAGTTTCATTTAATGTTACTGCTAAGCTTTTAACATTTCAATCAAGAGGGACGGTAAATATTCATTATATAGGTAGGACTGCCGGGATAGCCATACGTGAATATTGAGCCCAGGTGTGCACGGTTCGGTTTGATCGGTTTTTCGGGTTAGCGGATTATCCATTGCTGGTTTCATCTGGATTTAAATGGGCAGTTGCGGATGTTTGGTTTTAGCCCACCAAAAACCGGATCCAACCAGTCCAATAATTATgtttcttttttttaaaaattattagTTTAGTAGTATTGGActtgattaaaatcaattgaacaattgattgagattttttttttaaaataaccataatttttaaaataaattttaaaataattatttttttaaaaaaatattcaaaataacCACCTTTAAAAACAGATGCGTCAGATGATCTGACACATCCAATTTTCTTAAAGAGGAGGCGCCATCTTTAATGGCGCATGCATTTGCTGTCTAATGAGGAGGTGCCAATGCCTATGGCGCCTGCTTATTGCATGTGGTGTATGCGCTAATTCATCAGGCGCATACACCcttgtatatttttttaaaaaattattattattaaataataaaaaataatataaattttttttattcatgatataataaatgttacatgggattgacaaaaatttaatgaccgccccgatcgaaacgtccccatgttccacatccaggtgcgttagtttgtcttcgaggtctcccacgatttttcTAAGGTGTTTGGGATCTTTGCGTGCTGACCTGATTGAATgatggctggtgtgaaggtccaACGGAAGTTCCAACGGTATTTGATAGAcgtgtcatcatttgttcccaatatcTGGGGGGCTCTGGCCAACGACTTCCGTAGTGGAGTTCGGTGTCgatgtcatcgtagttaggtcgaTGAGGTTGGGTGGATTgtggacggtatagttgcccaaattgagacattgaatcgttttggaaacgaagtAATGGTTCatggggcgtactatagttaaataatggttgtgtgttttggtgatgagatgtttgagtggtcattggtggggggcaacgatgaagtgacccatacGAATCATATGGGTCATAGACGGTTGTGGTTGatgcgtatggttgttggtggatagggtttgattcttggttttgtggttgggtgggtggcatgaatggattgcgacgttgggtatttggttgttgggtggatgGCATGAATGGGCTGCGAAGTTAGGTGcttggttgttgggtgtatgtggtaggttgatggtgtgaggttagttgttgggtttgggtggtttgacattggtgttggatGGGGACTTGTTGTTGGGCGTACGATGACGAATCTAGTTGGCGTGGATCTATCAAATATCGCGGCTCAGACACAAATTATTGGATTGTcaccgacctaaaccatgccatatattgttgagttggtcttgcaccatggatgactAGTTTGTTTAAGATGTGTTGTCATCGATTCCTCCATTAACcacacatctcttttgcaaagtctcttcagtcggaataatcccattgggcaTCAACTCTTTTTTGATGTCAATCTCCCAAACATGTCAGaggttctggaatctgttgttgcatgccgaacAACAGTTTTACCtggtcactctggtgcatttccacaGCAGTGAGCCGGATAATTGATGTCTTTGCTGTCCAAACTACAACATCGACATGGTTCACCTGATGATTAAGACCCAGATATGGCATCCAGATAAACTATACAATAATACGACacgattagatgataaataatttgataagtatttttaaaataaaatagagttgtgtaggagtaatacatcgtctggtccaatgtggtccaatagattggGATAGACTACTATAACGTGTTTCAGACACATATTATAGTTCATCCCCTTTACTGACCACCtagataaaaaaaaattgaaaaatattatttacagttaattgtaatataaagtataattaattaaatggtaaagtgttaaacttactttgttgcaaacggGAACATGAATGGGTTCTCGTTTATCAGGGTGAGTGACGGCATTCTTGACCAACTCtatgcttgtagcaaatacgcacatgaaaaaaacgtacaagtattattttttgcatttttatacattgcactatatagatgggccaacacagctgaaccccaactatatgtgtttaccttattaatgttgcataacaacggtaaatacataatatttacttAATTACTTgtactttttgaaaataaaaaattaccaaataaaatcataatataacaccgagatttaattattttttcgtACTCAGTTGATTCTTCGGGAAATattatactcgcataatattgtttaagatattttaaatttataccttgtcccctagcttgaccggatgactctccctcagtttggtcgtcacacaaaggggcacccaataatttGTTGCAGATAGAGTTGTCCTAGTTTACTCTACCATTCATGGCCTTACCATCTATACGGAGACCAACAACATGTatacgtcctcaagtgtgacgatacactcaccgaaaggaaggtgaaatgtgtgggtcttaggtctccatctctccaacaaagcaagaagGAATTTGTAGTCCACTGAGTACGAGACTATGTTAAGGAGATTTCCAAATCCATATtctctaatatatggttctatcaaaggatcgtggggtacatattcatgtacacggcatCGAAAATGCTTTGGGTCCTAATAACACATAAGTAAGAGATACAATAAGAAGAAGTATATAATACAAACATAGATAAGAAAGATATACGAAATAAATATGAAATAAGTAAAAAGAGAGTGATAAtatacaaatgtcgagatattctcgagtgttcctttgtgttcatcacccatagtcaataGAGACATAATGCTGCAGAGGTTGAGTGTTGCAGAGCTTGAGTGTAGCAGAGAAAGAGTGTGGTAAAGAAATAGTGCAGATGATTATTCTTGCAGATGATTAGATGCTGTGATTTGAAGCCCTATTTATAGATGAGGGACTAGGTTTACAACCTACGGAGCATGTGAGTGGATGCATGCATGGAAAAGTGTAGAGTAGACATAGCCTTAGGCACATGCATGTGAATATTCACATGCAATGAAGAGGCGCCCATGGtcttggcgcctacatgtgaATATTCACATGCAATGAATAGGCACCCTTGGTCTTGGCGCCTAGGTTTCTTTTTCGTGAAGGGGCGCCCATGGTCTTGGCGCCTAGGGAATGGACACTTATTTGGACTATTATGGCAGAGATTCTCTTGTGAGATTCCTTATGTGCAGAGATTCTAGTCTAGCAGGCGCATGCATTGTGTGTTCTTGTCTCTGCATGCATTCCTTGTGTGCTCTTGTCTCTGCATGGTCAAGTCTGTGCAGATGAATTGCGTGATCAATGCATTCAACGTTTATGTTATTTAAGTGCATTTGAATAACATATCAATGTATTCAATTTCAGTATAGAAAGGAAagttagatttaaaaaaatgtcttcctcataacattacatgatcagtgcccatatcgaaggtgaaatatttgagcatcaatTATTCGGTTTTTGTTTTTTCAACACAGAGGTAACTTGATTTACAATAAATCGatgatcaaatttttcacatacgaaacaaagaatagaaaagaaattgcagtgcagtCCTATtggccaaatcatctataaaaatctggcttggtttgcagaaaaccaggtgaagttttatcagaagaagattcaagatgatgacgatgttcaacGTATGTTTCTCAATCACGAACAATCTGGGTACGATaatatagagttgtatatattaccacaacaACAATAAGTGTCTTagttcattgatcagtcacaggtgttttgtgaaactgatgacgaacaagctaAGGTGAATGTGGcagatgacgaagaagaagaagatgagatcttggttgattcaatggtgaatgttgatgaagaagatgagccattaccagctagtcatgtatactgtccacctcaacacatgacaaggttgaatttggattctgatgaaccttcatcagatatatggtacaatccttatatgcaaatgcaaggatctttgaaacaaggagatACATTTCACATAAAAGAGGATTGTGTAAAATCCATTAAAAAATTTCACACGaaactatcagctgatttcaTAGTTGATAGAACTAATGTATTGAGGTACAAAATTTATTGTTCAAATGAACACTGCCTTTtcaggttgtcagcttcgtactAGAAAATGAGcgattcttgggagattggatccatgggccaattcacacatgcatgctgacaaacccaatgcaagaTCATCGAAAACTAAGCTCTCAtctaatatgcgatgaaatattgtctggCATTGGCGATAATTcatcgttaaaggtgagtacaataatcttgcatattagggcagagtaccAGTACACTCTATCATATAGGAAGACATGGATAActaggacaaaggttgttgaaaaagtgtttggcaattaggaggagtcttacaaacaacttctaAAATACCTATTAGATCTAAAACAGTATGCTCTAGAGACTATTTTCAAGTTGGAAACGTTGCCCGCGTATACACAAGATGGGATGTGTGttattggaaatggaatattcgACTGTCTATTCTGGGCatatcaaccatgcatcataggtttttctttttgtaaacctattatacaaattgatgctacatggttgtacgagaaatacaaaggaacgttactgatggcaatggcacaagatggcaacaacaacatt from Lathyrus oleraceus cultivar Zhongwan6 chromosome 7, CAAS_Psat_ZW6_1.0, whole genome shotgun sequence encodes the following:
- the LOC127106671 gene encoding leucine-rich repeat extensin-like protein 4 — encoded protein: MIKNIIQTFLHLLLLLLLLLPNPSKASIGIGIGVGIGIGKGNGNGNGSSKQNLNNAYKALQAWKSSITNDPLNILDTWVGPNVCSYKGIFCESSTTSYVVAGIDLNHANLQGTLVKELSLLSDITLLHLNTNNFSGTVPETFKDFTFLQELDLSNNQLSGSFPTVTLNMPSLIYLDLRFNSFKGSLPEELFNKKLDAIFLNNNQFSGEIPQSFGNSPASVINLANNKLTGNIPASFGFMSPKLKEIIFLNNQLSGCIPQGVGVFTEMQVLDLSFNSLVGHLPDSISCLQDIEVLNLGHNKLSGDISDVICSLKRLLNLTVAYNFFSGFSQECSRLFNIGFDFSDNCIPGRNLQRPEPECSLIPGGDLNCLRIPSPKPLVCATLASSIDSSSP